In Caldilineales bacterium, one genomic interval encodes:
- a CDS encoding SDR family oxidoreductase, producing MIAVLPHSTAHLPLIAHPTMKGKHVLISGGTSGIGRATALALAHQGAVVTIIGRNEHKSRETVDAIRAQTGNPQVAYLLADLSSTAQTLAAAQEFRRQHDRLDVLINNAGAIFFARGESADGIENTFALNHLVGYFLLTQQLLDLLRQSAPARIINVSSGAHEAAKMAWDDLELRSGYSGFRAYAQSKLANVLFTYELARRLHGTDVTVNALHPGVIATNFGATNNNRFFQLGQKLFKPFLTSVDKGAATSVFLASAAEVEGVTSKYFQDKRARSSAPASDDEASQRRLWQMSEDLLAPFLERPAPAVFAPTAAPLPTALAPI from the coding sequence ATGATCGCCGTACTACCTCACTCGACCGCACATCTCCCCCTGATTGCACACCCAACCATGAAAGGCAAACACGTTCTCATCTCCGGCGGCACCTCCGGCATCGGCAGGGCCACGGCCCTGGCCCTGGCCCACCAGGGCGCCGTCGTCACCATCATCGGCCGGAACGAGCACAAAAGCCGGGAAACGGTGGACGCCATCCGCGCCCAGACCGGCAACCCGCAAGTGGCCTACCTGCTGGCCGACCTCTCCTCCACAGCCCAGACCCTGGCCGCCGCCCAGGAATTCAGGCGCCAACACGATCGCCTGGACGTGCTGATCAACAACGCCGGGGCCATCTTCTTTGCCCGCGGCGAGAGTGCGGATGGGATCGAAAACACCTTCGCCCTCAACCATCTGGTCGGCTACTTCCTGCTGACCCAACAATTGCTCGACCTCCTGCGTCAGAGCGCCCCCGCCCGCATCATCAATGTCTCTTCAGGCGCGCACGAGGCCGCGAAGATGGCTTGGGACGACCTCGAACTGCGTTCCGGCTACTCCGGCTTCCGCGCCTATGCCCAGTCCAAGCTGGCCAATGTCCTCTTCACCTACGAACTGGCCCGGCGGCTGCACGGAACCGATGTGACCGTGAATGCCTTGCATCCTGGTGTGATCGCCACCAACTTCGGCGCCACCAACAACAATCGTTTCTTCCAACTGGGTCAGAAGCTGTTCAAGCCTTTCCTGACCAGCGTGGACAAAGGCGCTGCCACCAGCGTCTTCCTGGCCTCCGCCGCCGAGGTGGAGGGCGTGACCAGCAAATATTTCCAGGATAAGCGCGCCCGATCCTCGGCGCCGGCCAGCGACGACGAAGCCAGCCAGCGACGCCTGTGGCAGATGAGCGAGGACCTGTTGGCCCCGTTCCTGGAGCGCCCTGCACCTGCCGTTTTCGCGCCAACGGCCGCCCCCCTCCCTACCGCCCTGGCTCCGATCTGA